In the genome of Sphaeramia orbicularis chromosome 13, fSphaOr1.1, whole genome shotgun sequence, one region contains:
- the her13 gene encoding hairy-related 13, producing the protein MAPSARPSKNGLGMDEDDSFYGVQKTDRKIRKPLVEKKRRARINESLQELRTLLADTDFHSKMENAEVLEMTVKKVEDILKNRTQESDALNREASERFAAGYIQCMHEVHMFVSSCPGIDSTVAAELLNHLLECMPLNEDHLQDVLMDLIADTSGNSSTWHGGGETLCTSLASPGGRSLSSGSSSVLSPAPSTISSEDLCSDLDETDSEHNQSSTEGLENREALSMPTMTYPWSMWRPW; encoded by the exons ATGGCCCCTTCGGCTCGGCCCAGCAAGAACGGACTTGGCATGGATGAAGATGATTCATTCTACGGGgttcagaaaacagacagaaag ATCAGGAAACCTCTGGTGGAGAAGAAGAGGCGAGCTCGCATCAATGAGAGTTTGCAAGAGCTGCGGACTTTGCTGGCGGATACAGAC TTTCATTCCAAGATGGAGAACGCAGAAGTGCTGGAGATGACTGTGAAGAAGGTGGAGGACATCCTAAAGAACCGAACCCAAG AGTCAGACGCACTCAACAGAGAAGCCAGTGAGAGGTTTGCAGCCGGCTACATCCAGTGCATGCATGAGgtccacatgtttgtgtccagCTGTCCTGGGATCGATTCGACAGTGGCAGCGGAGCTCCTCAACCACCTCCTGGAGTGCATGCCCCTGAACGAGGACCACCTTCAGGACGTGTTGATGGATCTAATCGCGGACACTTCTGGAAACAGCAGCACTTGGCACGGTGGTGGAGAGACGCTCTGCACCTCTCTGGCCTCACCTGGAGGGAGGAGTTTATCTAGTGGTTCGTCATCGGTCCTGTCCCCGGCCCCCTCCACCATATCCAGCGAGGACCTGTGCTCTGACTTGGATGAGACCGACAGCGAGCACAACCAGAGCTCCACTGAGGGTCTGGAGAACAGGGAGGCTCTGAGCATGCCAACCATGACCTATCCATGGTCTATGTGGAGACCGTGGTAG
- the her8.2 gene encoding hairy-related 8.2, with product MTASSVAHNVGKHPSAKEERKLRKPLIERKRRERINNCLDQLKETVIGAFRLDQSKLEKADILEMTVKHLQNIQNNKLSDPTLGLEAQQKYSTGYIQCMHEVHNMLLTCEWMDKTLGSRLLNHLLKSLPRSTDERALQPTPRHEVLPLGSQGTGLPNTPLRGDPLSGRQVQREGPTCHVAGRQERAVLHSSHIGMLEMWRPW from the exons atgactgctTCTTCTGTGGCGCACAACGTGGGGAAACATCCCAGTGCGAAGGAGGAGAGAAAG CTGAGGAAGCCGCTGATCGAAAGGAAACGACGGGAGAGGATAAATAATTGTTTGGATCAGCTAAAAGAGACAGTGATCGGCGCGTTCAGACTTGAC CAATCCAAACTGGAGAAGGCGGACATCCTGGAGATGACAGTGAAACATCTGCAGAACATCCAGAATAACAAACTCAGCG ACCCCACATTAGGCCTGGAGGCCCAGCAGAAATACAGCACAGGTTACATCCAGTGCATGCATGAGGTCCACAACATGCTCCTCACCTGTGAATGGATGGATAAAACTCTCGGCTCCCGTTTGCTCAACCACCTCCTCAAGTCTCTGCCCAGGTCCACAGATGAGCGTGCCCTGCAGCCCACTCCAAGACATGAGGTCCTCCCTCTGGGCAGCCAAGGCACAGGACTCCCCAATACACCCCTCAGAGGAGACCCCCTATCTGGGAGACAGGTCCAGAGGGAGGGGCCCACCTGCCATGTGGCTGGACGTCAGGAGAGAGCGGTGCTCCACAGCTCCCACATAGGGATGTTGGAGATGTGGAGGCCATGGTGA
- the cab39 gene encoding calcium-binding protein 39: MPFPFGKSHKSPADIVKNLKDSMTVLEKHDISDKKAEKATEEVSKSLVAMKEILYGTNEKEPQTEAVAQLAQELYNSGLLSTLIADLQLIDFEGKKDVAQIFNNILRRQIGTRTPTVEYLCTQQNILFMLLKGYESPEIALNCGIMLRECIRHEPLAKITLWSEQFYDFFRYVEMSTFDIASDAFATFKDLLTRHKLLSAEFLEQHYDRFFSEYEKLLHSENYVTKRQSLKLLGELLLDRHNFTIMTKYISKPENLKLMMNLLRDKSRNIQFEAFHVFKVFVANPNKTQPILDILLKNQTKLIEFLSKFQNDRTEDEQFNDEKTYLVKQIRDLKRPPPQEA, translated from the exons ATGCCTTTCCCCTTTGGTAAGTCCCACAAGTCACCGGCGGACATCGTCAAGAACCTTAAGGACAGCATGACGGTGCTTGAGAAGCATGACATCTCTGATAAAAAGGCAGAAAAG gCTACAGAGGAGGTGTCAAAGAGTCTGGTGGCCATGAAAGAGATCTTGTATGGCACAAATGAGAAAGAGCCCCAAACAGAAGCAGTGGCCCAGCTCGCCCAAGAACTCTACAACAGCGGCTTGCTCAGCACCCTGATAGCAGACCTGCAGCTCATCGACTTTGAG GGTAAGAAAGACGTGGCTCAGATCTTTAATAACATCCTGAGGCGTCAGATTGGTACTCGGACACCCACGGTGGAATACCTGTGCACCCAGCAGAATATACTCTTCATGTTGCTTAAAGG GTATGAGTCTCCAGAGATTGCCCTAAACTGTGGTATCATGCTGCGGGAATGCATCAGACATGAACCACTGGCCAAAATCACGCTGTGGTCAGAGCAGTTCTATGACTTCTTCAGATATGTGGAGATGTCCACATTTGACATCGCCTCAGATGCATTTGCCACTTTCAAA GACCTCCTCACAAGACACAAGCTACTGAGTGCAGAGTTTCTGGAGCAACATTATGACAGA TTCTTTAGTGAATATGAAAAGTTACTCCACTCAGAAAACTACGTGACTAAAAGGCAGTCCCTCAAG TTACTGGGGGAGCTGCTTCTTGACCGGCACAATTTCACCATTATGACGAAATACATCAGCAAGCCAGAGAATCTCAAACTAATGATGAATCTGCTACGGGACAAGAGTCGCAACATCCAGTTTGAGGCTTTTCACGTTTTTAAG GTGTTCGTGGCCAACCCCAATAAGACACAGCCCATCCTGGACATTCTGCTGAAGAACCAGACCAAACTCATCGAGTTTCTCAGCAAGTTCCAGAATGACAGAACGGAGGACGAACAATTCAATGATGAAAAGACATACCTGGTCAAACAGATCAGGGACCTGAAAAGGCCCCCCCCCCAAGAGGCCTGA
- the itm2ca gene encoding integral membrane protein 2Ca produces MVKISFQSVAGQKVEKESDGDKTEILIPHPLDEEELVLPLRPKKSPLNGLCCLTFGLVVFMAGLVLASIYVYRYYFIPHIPEENLFHCRVLYEDSMYAPLRGRQELEENVGIYLADNYEKISVPVPHFGGSDPADIIHDFHRGLTAYHDIALDKCYVIELNTTIVMPPRNLWELLINVKKGTYLPQTYIIHEEMVVTGKVHNMRQLGPFIYRLCNGKDTYRLNRRVTRRRINKREAKDCHHIRHFENTFVVETVICDEA; encoded by the exons ATGGTGAAGATCAGCTTCCAGTCTGTCGCGGGACAGAAAGTGGAAAAGGAGAGCGATGGCGACAAAACCGAAATCCTCATCCCTCATCCGCTG GACGAGGAGGAGCTGGTCCTACCTCTCCGGCCCAAGAAGTCTCCGCTCAACGGGCTGTGCTGCCTGACGTTTGGTCTGGTTGTCTTCATGGCCGGTCTGGTCCTGGCCTCCATCTACGTCTACCGCTACTACTTTATACCTCAT atcCCAGAGGAGAACCTGTTCCACTGCAGGGTTCTTTATGAAGACTCCATGTACGCCCCGCTGCGTGGGCGTCAGGAGCTGGAGGAGAATGTCGGCATCTACTTGGCTGACAACTATGAGAAGATCTCTGTTCCCGTACCTCACTTCGGAGGCAGTGACCCCGCTGATATTATCCACGACTTCCACAGG GGGTTGACAGCCTACCATGACATTGCTTTGGACAAGTGCTATGTCATTGAACTCAACACCACCATTGTGATGCCTCCTCGAAACCTTTGGGAACTTCTGATCAATGTCAAG AAGGGAACGTACTTGCCTCAGACCTACATCATCCATGAAGAGATGGTTGTGACTGGCAAAGTGCACAACATGCGTCAGCTGGGACCCTTCATTTACCGTCTGTGCAACGGGAAGGACACGTACCGTCTGAACCGCCGCGTCACTCGCAGAC GCATCAACAAGCGCGAGGCAAAGGACTGCCACCACATCCGTCACTTCGAGAACACATTCGTGGTGGAGACGGTTATCTGCGACGAAGCATAA
- the LOC115431239 gene encoding lysophosphatidic acid receptor 6-like produces MNNTVEDSPEPQLAYAVIFGCIMVLGLPLNAVSLWILLRRHSLKSPNVVFMINLAVSDLLLIISLPLRIYSYATGTWTFNTVVCKSAKLLLYMNIRTSSIFITFLSVDRLLAVVYPLRSHHVRTASNAMKAAALVWLTLLLINIIEVVNPSRGSNKYNESFCFKRGPDKQDLPAIKMFPQAAIFQLVLLVTLLTVNVVSTLLVSWTLHKHLSDCAHVNNKVVYHEDSFTIPKN; encoded by the exons ATGAATAACACAGTGGAGGATAGTCCTGAGCCACAGCTGGCATATGCTGTGATCTTTGGCTGTATTATGGTTCTGGGTTTACCTCTCAACGCTGTGTCACTATGGATCCTTCTTCGGCGCCACAGCCTCAAATCACCCAACGTTGTGTTCATGATCAACCTGGCTGTGTCAGACCTGCTGCTCATCATCTCCCTGCCGTTGAGGATCTACTCCTATGCCACGGGTACCTGGACCTTTAATACGGTGGTATGCAAAAGTGCTAAGTTACTTTTGTACATGAACATCCGCACCAGCTCCATCTTCATCACCTTCCTCAGTGTGGACCGACTGTTGGCTGTTGTTTATCCACTGAGGTCTCACCATGTGCGGACGGCTTCCAACGCCATGAAAGCTGCTGCTCTGGTTTGGCTGACTCTTCTACTGATAAACATCATTGAGGTTGTAAACCCTTCAAGAGGTTCCAACAAATACAATGAATCTTTTTGTTTTAAACGTGGCCCCGATAAGCAGGATCTTCCCGCGATCAAGATGTTCCCACAAGCAGCTATTTTTCAGCTTGTGCTTCTGGTGACCCTCCTGACAGTCAATGTGGTGTCTACTCTTCTGGTGTCTTGGACTCTACACAAACATCTCAGTGACTGTGCACATGTCAACAACAAG GTAGTCTACCATGAGGACTCCTTCACAATCCCAAAAAACTGA
- the LOC115431915 gene encoding lysophosphatidic acid receptor 6-like, with the protein MEDSPEPQLAYAVIFGCIMVLGLPLNAVSLWILLRRHSLKSPNVVFMINLAVSDLLLIITLPLRIYSHATGTWTFNTVVCKSANLLFYVNIRTSSIFITFLSVDRLLAVVYPLRSRHVRTASNAMKAAALAWLTILLINIIEVVNPSRGSNKHNESLCFKLSPDQQELPVIKMFPRAAIFHLVLLVTLLTVNVVSTFLVSWTLHKHLSDCARVNNKVNVLLIYVMNLMIFTVCFLPVTVGLCIRGEHTYLLCLATTNCCLDPLLYYFSLDAFWKKKEDVNLGQEL; encoded by the coding sequence ATGGAGGATAGTCCTGAGCCACAGCTGGCATATGCTGTGATCTTTGGCTGTATTATGGTTCTGGGTTTACCTCTCAACGCTGTGTCACTATGGATCCTTCTTCGGCGCCACAGCCTCAAATCACCCAACGTTGTGTTCATGATCAACCTGGCTGTGTCAGACCTGCTGCTCATCATCACCCTCCCGTTGAGGATCTACTCCCATGCCACAGGTACCTGGACCTTTAATACGGTGGTATGCAAAAGTGCTAATTTACTTTTTTACGTGAACATCCGCACCAGCTCCATCTTCATCACCTTCCTCAGTGTGGACCGACTGTTGGCTGTTGTTTATCCACTGAGGTCTCGCCATGTGCGGACAGCTTCCAACGCCATGAAAGCTGCTGCTCTGGCTTGGCTGACTATTCTACTGATAAACATCATTGAGGTTGTAAACCCTTCAAGAGGTTCCAACAAACATAATGAATCTTTATGTTTTAAACTTAGCCCCGATCAGCAGGAACTTCCCGTGATCAAGATGTTCCCACGAGCAGCTATTTTTCACCTTGTGCTTCTGGTGACCCTCCTGACAGTCAATGTTGTGTCCACTTTTCTGGTGTCTTGGACTCTACACAAACATCTCAGTGACTGTGCACGGGTCAACAACAAGGTGAACGTTTTGCTGATTTATGTCATGAATCTGATGATATTCACTGTATGTTTTTTGCCTGTGACAGTTGGTTTATGTATCAGAggtgaacatacatatttattgtgTCTTGCTACTACCAACTGTTGCCTCGATCCTCTGTTGTATTACTTTTCATTGGATGCCTTCTGGAAGAAAAAAGAGGATGTAAATCTGGGACAAGAACTTTAG